TTGTAATgacacagaaagaaaaaaaatgttgcaagtaaaattttaataaaaaatgttttggaaaaaaaaaaagtctatggcatcggaataaggcccgttagtgaccgacgtagaaacacgatgggccggtcactaacgggttaagaatttggcttttatggtgttaactaagtggtaaaaatgacacgttacctttattctgcgggtcagtacaataacggggataccaaattatattggtttattttttatactttttatccaataaaaacaatttgtaaaaaaataatttgttgtgtctccatattctgaaacccagatttttttttatttttcggttgatggggtggtgtgaggacttgttttttgtggggcgagctgtactgtttattggtactattttgggttacataaaacttttaatcactttttaactttttattccatttttcgaggagctaaacaaaacgaaatagaaaaaagtgtatttatttatttttacggctttcaccacacGGATTAAATATTGTTAGATTTTTAAATTTGACCCTTTTATGAATATCAATTCTGCCTATTTATTTTTGATATTAGGGGAAAAgtgatttttgtttttaaaattttttgtaAATCCCACTAGAGGAGTTGAACATACGATGGTAGGATTGCTTGTACAATAGACTACAATATTTATGTATCGCTTGAATtgttcttttagcctcctcctattaagcttagtaggaggaccaagttggcagaccttggggtcttcattaggccccctggctgccatgacaactatctacACACTGTGATCACGTTGCGGGTAGGGGTGATGgggtgacagcgggagcttacctctatttaactgtttagatgccacggtcgctattatagcgtatgatcctgctccatactacccccaccaactaagataattatgtcaaatgtgggtaaggcgtgaagacctctccatacaggacccaacagcagacactgcattatgctgggagctcagctttgttctgctgtagagtcctgggcactacccgactgacccacctctctgtccacccctgttccttcttcttctcatgaggaatctccatttgttttcctcaggtggtcctggcatcagtccccggccgaaacacctacatggccgtaaaaatgatcaccaaacgggacaatgcggacgaaattatgagagagcggcggatactcctagcggccagacactgcccgttcctatgccacctctatgccgcacatcagtctgaggagcgggcatttttcatcacggagtatctgtccggtggcagcctggaggctttgatcaggatgtgcggctgcttgaacatcggcagcgtaaggcgagtaaataatcaggagactgaggggggtggaaagaagaaaaggtgaggggGAGGTCAGATGAAGGATAATACACAGAATGCAGAATACAAGCTGCCATAATCAGCGCCTCCTCTCTGCTAGAGACCGCACACACTCCATCATAacatgatattagggaattgatagaggaagatttcatgacattgagactccgctctgttctccccatcagattctacacagcagagatgatatgtggcctccagttcctccatggacaCAACATCGTCCATCGGTAAGCACAACTTCCCCCTTCTTTCGTTCTCCTTTACATGCTGGAAACagtgcacccagctttcctacactcctgaatggctattctgcttggtggtgcaatgacccatcccccgtctcctggatcactgggcggatttgtcattctctcatcttatttctttgcagagatctaaagccggagaatataatgttggatgcagatggccacgtccgtatcatcgacctgggattggcccaagatggcgtcaccgcctccaataagatccgtggagtgtcgggaacgttgcattacatggcccccgaggtgcttcttagaaaaaaatacggcacggcagttgactggtggagcctggggattgtggtgtccaggatggcagcaggacgctccccattttacaacggccacgtcaggcaaatggctatcaaagccatcaccaccgcgaagcctaaatttccaacttggcttaatcctgacgtgaaacatctgaccaagagactggtccgtaaaaattctaagaggcgcctcggtgtgtgcgggaacatcagagcgcatccattcttctccaccatcggctgggaggaactgcaggagaggagggcacaGCCACCATTTACACCATTTGTGCCCGTTCTGGAGAACCAACATCTGAAGTGGCCAGAGAATAACAAAGCCCTTCACCCCTTGGCCGGGTTCAGCTTCATGTCACCAAGCTGGACCCGATAAGATCTCAGGACAAGGGCCCAGAACTTCAAGCCTCCTGACCCGTGCCACATGTCTCTGCTGCTGTATGTCACCTCGGCTGCCCagaccatcatctctctccttaccatcttcatgccacacctctgccatcttgctgctgcaccagagccttgacttgccatcctccaatcccgggcaggcatctgacatcacTCCAGCCTGAAGATCCTCTACACCGACCAGGAACGGCCTGTGCTTAGTTTCCATCTCGGGAGATCAGGAATAATAGCCGCATGTTGTAGTCCTGGGGCCGGAGCGGCCATTATACCTGATCTCACCTCAGCACAGGCCAGGTAAGTAATgcacccacatcacccacatcacccacatc
The genomic region above belongs to Rhinoderma darwinii isolate aRhiDar2 chromosome 13, aRhiDar2.hap1, whole genome shotgun sequence and contains:
- the LOC142666036 gene encoding protein kinase C delta type-like, producing MASNGHGEDGEKREEEKRKREEDSVTGFKKKRRGAKDRGLEDEEPRPGSSQDPGTSSPYARLTISRFTIHQVLGRGSFGKVVLASVPGRNTYMAVKMITKRDNADEIMRERRILLAARHCPFLCHLYAAHQSEERAFFITEYLSGGSLEALIRMCGCLNIGSVRFYTAEMICGLQFLHGHNIVHRDLKPENIMLDADGHVRIIDLGLAQDGVTASNKIRGVSGTLHYMAPEVLLRKKYGTAVDWWSLGIVVSRMAAGRSPFYNGHVRQMAIKAITTAKPKFPTWLNPDVKHLTKRLVRKNSKRRLGVCGNIRAHPFFSTIGWEELQERRAQPPFTPFVPVLENQHLKWPENNKALHPLAGFSFMSPSWTR